One window from the genome of Phycisphaerales bacterium encodes:
- a CDS encoding alpha/beta fold hydrolase translates to MRTRHATTNDARIAYDVQGDGDPVLFIHAGVADRRMWDANVATIAEHFRTIRYDMRGFGDSSLPPGEFSNHQDAVGLLDELGIERAHVVGVSFGGVVAIELALAHPDRVGRLVLGAPSIRGETPSERIRSSWVEEESLLDARDLEAATELNLRLWVDGPHRQPNEVDPAVRESVRTMQMAAFEVPEPEGPEVDEIEPDPPAITRLAELTMPTLVLCGDLDLPEKIETARQLGDKLPDARVEIISGVAHMLNMERPEVFNRLVADFLRSS, encoded by the coding sequence ATGCGCACGCGGCACGCAACCACCAACGACGCCCGTATCGCCTACGACGTCCAGGGCGACGGCGATCCGGTGCTGTTCATCCACGCCGGCGTCGCCGATCGCCGCATGTGGGATGCCAACGTCGCGACGATCGCCGAGCACTTTCGAACGATCCGCTACGACATGCGGGGCTTCGGTGATTCGTCGCTGCCGCCCGGCGAGTTCAGCAACCACCAAGATGCCGTCGGCCTGCTCGACGAACTGGGCATCGAGCGTGCGCACGTCGTCGGCGTCTCGTTCGGTGGCGTCGTAGCCATTGAGCTGGCCCTGGCCCACCCCGATCGCGTCGGCCGCCTGGTGCTCGGCGCCCCGAGCATCCGCGGCGAGACGCCCAGCGAGCGCATCCGGTCCTCCTGGGTCGAAGAAGAGTCCCTGCTCGACGCGCGCGATCTCGAGGCCGCAACCGAGCTGAACCTCCGGCTGTGGGTCGACGGACCACACCGCCAGCCGAACGAAGTCGACCCCGCCGTCCGCGAGTCGGTGCGCACCATGCAAATGGCTGCCTTCGAGGTACCCGAGCCCGAGGGCCCCGAGGTCGACGAGATCGAGCCAGACCCGCCCGCGATCACCCGGCTGGCCGAGCTGACGATGCCGACTCTCGTGCTGTGCGGAGACCTCGACCTGCCCGAGAAGATCGAGACGGCGAGACAGCTCGGCGACAAACTTCCTGACGCCCGCGTGGAGATCATCTCCGGCGTAGCACACATGCTGAACATGGAGCGGCCGGAGGTGTTCAATCGCCTTGTTGCGGACTTCCTGCGCTCTTCTTGA
- a CDS encoding GC-type dockerin domain-anchored protein, producing the protein MQRCISIVVAVLGTAAFTCNQSAFGQTIVNLDGVDDCSGAGGGQFVVLPAGTYVATAIGPAEGGSFLSWNAWGGAVSGCDPDGFFCATGWWTLFSASGGGADVTSLGGAVIASTEPGGLVNRHRVMVRLCEEGTVRFFIPDGPAAACGDNLGGVSIRIDPGCEADLDADGALTVFDFLAFQNLFDAGSLAADFDCDRALTIFDFLAFQNAFTVGCP; encoded by the coding sequence ATGCAGCGTTGCATCTCGATCGTGGTGGCCGTCCTGGGGACGGCCGCGTTCACGTGCAATCAGTCCGCCTTCGGCCAGACCATCGTGAACCTCGACGGGGTAGACGATTGCAGCGGCGCGGGCGGAGGTCAGTTCGTCGTGCTGCCGGCGGGCACCTACGTCGCCACGGCCATCGGGCCGGCCGAGGGCGGCAGCTTCCTGTCGTGGAACGCGTGGGGCGGCGCGGTCTCGGGCTGCGATCCAGACGGCTTCTTTTGCGCGACCGGGTGGTGGACGCTCTTCTCTGCCTCGGGCGGCGGTGCCGACGTGACCTCGCTGGGCGGCGCCGTCATCGCCAGCACCGAGCCCGGCGGGCTGGTCAACCGCCACCGCGTCATGGTGCGTCTGTGCGAAGAGGGCACGGTTCGCTTCTTCATCCCTGACGGGCCCGCGGCCGCGTGCGGCGACAACCTCGGCGGCGTCTCGATCCGAATCGATCCGGGATGCGAGGCCGACCTCGACGCCGATGGTGCGCTCACCGTGTTCGACTTCCTCGCGTTCCAGAACCTGTTCGATGCTGGCAGTCTCGCGGCCGACTTCGACTGCGACCGCGCCCTGACCATCTTCGACTTCCTGGCCTTCCAGAATGCCTTCACCGTTGGCTGCCCGTAG
- a CDS encoding pyridoxal-phosphate dependent enzyme — protein sequence MHAYDSILDAIGNTPLVRLNKVVPPGAATVYAKCEFMNPAGSIKDRMAWHIIRRAEEEGLLKPGGTIVENTSGNTGAGAAMAAAALGYRAVFTMPDKMSQEKIDALRAFGSEVIITPTDVPGDSPEHYVNRAKAVAAETPNAFYMDQYHNQWNIEAHEQSTGPELFEQTDGGKVDAIVVGTGTGGTISGIGRYFKRMQKDSDHTTLIVGVDPLGSVHYSIFNTGEPSTPYVYKVEGLGEDIVCQAFDPSVVDEMHQVSDYECFSMARRLIREEGLYCGGSSGGMAYVAIEVAKRLGEGKSVIAICPDSAGRYITKYLRDDWMKMHGFLEKPRGLGVVGDLIQNEAAVVTVHEDKPLRDVIDLMRRHGISQVPVTDDQGKPLGMVHEIDILRGLQKDAVTTDSPVRDIETQIGGILSPSARVEELYGVFGEQQAAIVVNEGRIIGVLSEIDLIEHLARVGGAGSNGVASGMQQAGV from the coding sequence ATGCACGCCTACGACAGCATCCTCGACGCCATCGGCAACACCCCGCTCGTCCGCCTGAACAAGGTCGTCCCGCCCGGGGCGGCCACGGTCTACGCCAAGTGCGAGTTCATGAATCCGGCCGGGTCCATCAAGGATCGCATGGCCTGGCACATCATCCGCCGGGCCGAGGAGGAGGGCCTGCTGAAGCCCGGCGGGACCATCGTCGAGAACACCAGCGGCAACACCGGGGCGGGGGCGGCGATGGCGGCGGCGGCGCTCGGATATCGGGCGGTCTTCACCATGCCCGACAAGATGAGCCAGGAGAAGATCGACGCGCTTCGGGCCTTCGGGTCCGAGGTCATCATCACGCCTACGGATGTGCCCGGCGATAGCCCCGAGCACTACGTGAACCGGGCCAAGGCCGTTGCGGCCGAGACGCCCAACGCCTTCTACATGGACCAGTACCACAACCAGTGGAACATCGAGGCCCACGAGCAATCGACAGGCCCCGAGTTGTTCGAGCAGACCGATGGGGGCAAGGTCGACGCGATCGTCGTGGGCACGGGCACCGGCGGCACGATCTCGGGCATCGGACGATACTTCAAGAGGATGCAGAAGGACTCGGACCACACCACGCTCATCGTCGGCGTCGACCCGCTGGGCAGCGTGCACTACAGCATCTTCAACACCGGCGAGCCCAGCACGCCCTACGTCTACAAGGTGGAGGGGCTCGGCGAAGACATCGTGTGCCAGGCTTTCGACCCGAGCGTGGTCGACGAGATGCACCAGGTCAGCGACTACGAGTGCTTCAGCATGGCGCGTCGGCTGATCAGAGAAGAAGGCCTGTACTGCGGCGGCTCCTCGGGCGGCATGGCGTACGTCGCCATCGAGGTGGCCAAGCGGCTCGGTGAAGGCAAGAGCGTCATCGCCATCTGCCCAGACTCGGCCGGCCGCTACATCACCAAGTACCTCAGGGACGACTGGATGAAGATGCACGGCTTCCTCGAGAAGCCGCGCGGGCTCGGCGTCGTCGGCGACCTCATCCAGAACGAAGCCGCCGTCGTCACCGTGCACGAGGACAAGCCCCTGCGCGACGTCATCGACCTCATGCGCCGCCACGGCATCAGCCAGGTGCCCGTCACCGACGACCAGGGCAAGCCGCTGGGCATGGTGCACGAGATCGACATCCTCCGCGGCCTGCAGAAGGACGCCGTGACGACCGACTCGCCCGTGCGCGACATCGAGACGCAGATCGGCGGCATCCTGAGCCCGTCGGCGCGCGTCGAGGAGCTCTACGGCGTGTTCGGCGAGCAGCAGGCCGCCATCGTCGTCAACGAAGGACGCATCATCGGCGTGTTGAGCGAGATCGACCTGATCGAGCACCTGGCAAGGGTCGGCGGCGCGGGCAGCAACGGCGTGGCCAGCGGGATGCAGCAGGCGGGCGTCTGA
- a CDS encoding sulfotransferase, whose translation MTTGYTKMRLSPQQIQRRRKVVDPVQHAFEAGRLAEAHELAMAGLKKLPGDAQLHLFLAAIAERTGDVEMVRHHGRKALGQGPNAGAFAVLSRLERRAANTELALELCDKALELIPGDVPLRIHRAGCLEEAGRTDEARAVVDAMVEELTARNQPLPPHLRYEQAKLRMQDKDYDGAIEIIDALSGAVDTPHELRSAAWHLRAKTLDRAGRYAEAFDAATTGNELDAKPFDPEQYERETTAIIETWSKDNMASFPESSCTSEVPVFVAGMPRSGTSLLDQIIHAHPKGAGVGELDTLERFYAQAMAAYKPDAPEGKRFGSLNKFKWTRAAEDYVREVSKASPGAERIVNKAIGNTRIAGLLARLFPNTRIIHIRRDPRDVAISCYMGAFNNLAMPWTTRLEWVARAYEQSERLMDHWKATLDVPILDVRYEDLVADPGTQLPRVIEFLGLEWDEACRDFYKTKRTLRTLSYDQVNRPLYTSSAGRHANYAEQVRGVDFPAYP comes from the coding sequence ATGACGACCGGCTACACCAAGATGCGGCTCAGCCCGCAGCAGATCCAGCGGCGCCGCAAGGTCGTCGATCCCGTGCAGCACGCGTTCGAGGCCGGTCGGCTGGCCGAGGCGCACGAGCTCGCGATGGCCGGGCTCAAGAAGCTGCCCGGCGATGCCCAATTGCACCTGTTCCTGGCCGCTATCGCCGAGCGGACGGGCGACGTGGAGATGGTGCGCCACCACGGCCGCAAGGCGCTCGGCCAGGGGCCCAACGCCGGGGCGTTCGCCGTGCTCAGCCGGCTCGAACGCCGGGCGGCCAACACCGAGCTTGCCCTCGAGCTCTGCGACAAGGCGCTCGAGCTCATCCCCGGCGACGTGCCGCTGCGGATCCACCGGGCCGGCTGCCTGGAAGAGGCGGGCCGCACGGACGAGGCACGGGCCGTCGTCGACGCCATGGTCGAAGAGCTGACCGCACGCAACCAGCCGCTGCCCCCGCACCTGCGCTACGAGCAGGCCAAGCTGCGCATGCAGGACAAGGACTACGACGGCGCCATCGAGATCATCGACGCCCTGAGCGGCGCGGTCGACACCCCCCACGAGCTTCGCAGCGCCGCCTGGCACCTGCGGGCCAAGACGCTCGATCGGGCGGGCCGGTACGCCGAGGCCTTCGACGCGGCGACCACCGGCAACGAGCTGGACGCCAAGCCGTTCGACCCCGAGCAGTACGAGCGCGAGACGACGGCCATCATCGAGACGTGGTCCAAGGACAACATGGCGTCGTTCCCCGAGAGCTCGTGCACCAGCGAGGTTCCGGTCTTCGTCGCCGGCATGCCGCGCTCGGGCACCAGCCTGCTCGACCAGATCATCCACGCCCACCCCAAGGGCGCGGGCGTGGGCGAGCTCGACACGCTGGAACGCTTCTATGCGCAGGCGATGGCGGCCTACAAGCCCGATGCGCCCGAGGGCAAGCGGTTCGGCAGCCTGAACAAGTTCAAGTGGACGCGGGCCGCCGAAGACTACGTGCGCGAGGTCTCCAAGGCGTCGCCCGGCGCCGAGCGCATCGTCAACAAGGCCATCGGCAACACGCGCATCGCCGGCTTGCTCGCTCGGCTGTTCCCCAACACCCGCATCATCCACATCCGGCGGGACCCGCGCGACGTCGCCATCTCGTGCTACATGGGCGCCTTCAACAACCTGGCCATGCCGTGGACCACGCGGCTGGAGTGGGTCGCGCGGGCCTACGAGCAGAGCGAGCGACTGATGGACCACTGGAAGGCGACGCTCGACGTCCCCATCCTCGACGTGCGCTACGAGGACCTCGTGGCCGATCCGGGGACGCAATTGCCGCGGGTCATCGAGTTCTTAGGGCTCGAATGGGACGAGGCCTGCCGCGACTTCTACAAGACCAAGCGGACCCTGCGGACGCTCAGCTACGACCAGGTCAACCGGCCGCTCTATACGTCGTCGGCCGGCCGGCACGCGAACTACGCCGAGCAGGTCCGGGGCGTCGACTTCCCGGCCTATCCCTGA
- a CDS encoding GC-type dockerin domain-anchored protein — MHPATPISVLACAMFTASAVALEPIDPISVPVGLSSGPVAPDDPSAPIADELGRVSVFETTVRVGGAGWMRIDFGPVELAEAPAGAAPTIIRLTSLKDDAEQRLGSVHVDQWQHMSAFFNGSAVRVEVLSDPTSGASEITIDSTLVQLDFTQSFAPPADPLDSICGPTDDRELSDDPRVARGWSSGGSANCTAWLISDCMKCVLSAGHCGFVQVHFNNPLSTPGGTPVMPHPDDQYAIDSSSRQRDASGVGRDWYYAGAFANPNTGLRPHEAQGDAFDLATSIPAVTGQPIRVTGHGTTSAPVDPTYHRAQKTHTGPFVEFTGSRLRYAMDTTGGNSGSPVIDDTTGLAIGVHTHGGCSSSGGANSGTAITYGDLQDALSNPRGICVNPCPADLDCDGSLDLFDFLEFSNRFDLGDPRADLDGDGRLTILDFLEYQNQFAVGCP; from the coding sequence ATGCATCCCGCGACCCCGATTTCCGTCCTCGCCTGCGCCATGTTCACCGCCTCGGCCGTGGCCCTCGAGCCGATCGACCCCATCTCGGTGCCGGTCGGCCTCTCGAGCGGGCCGGTGGCCCCCGACGACCCGAGCGCACCGATCGCCGACGAGCTCGGCCGCGTCTCCGTGTTCGAGACGACGGTCAGGGTCGGGGGCGCGGGCTGGATGCGGATCGACTTCGGCCCGGTCGAGCTGGCCGAGGCCCCCGCCGGCGCGGCGCCGACGATCATCCGCCTGACGTCGCTCAAGGACGATGCCGAGCAGCGGCTCGGGTCGGTCCACGTCGATCAGTGGCAGCACATGTCGGCCTTCTTCAACGGCAGCGCGGTCCGGGTCGAGGTCCTGAGCGATCCCACGAGCGGGGCGAGCGAGATCACGATCGACAGCACGCTCGTGCAGCTCGACTTCACGCAGTCGTTTGCCCCCCCTGCAGATCCGCTCGACAGCATCTGCGGCCCCACCGACGACCGCGAACTCTCCGATGATCCCAGGGTGGCGCGCGGCTGGTCGAGCGGCGGCAGCGCCAACTGCACGGCGTGGCTCATCAGCGACTGCATGAAGTGCGTGCTCTCGGCCGGCCACTGCGGCTTCGTGCAGGTGCACTTCAACAACCCGCTGTCGACCCCCGGCGGCACGCCCGTGATGCCCCACCCCGACGACCAGTACGCCATCGACTCGAGCAGCCGGCAGCGCGACGCCAGCGGCGTGGGACGCGACTGGTACTACGCGGGCGCGTTCGCCAACCCCAACACGGGCCTGCGGCCGCACGAGGCCCAGGGCGACGCGTTCGACCTGGCAACCAGCATCCCGGCGGTCACCGGCCAGCCCATCCGCGTCACCGGCCACGGCACGACGAGCGCCCCGGTCGACCCGACCTACCACCGGGCCCAGAAGACGCACACCGGCCCCTTCGTCGAGTTCACCGGCTCGCGGCTGCGCTACGCCATGGACACGACCGGCGGCAACAGCGGCTCGCCGGTCATCGACGACACCACCGGCCTGGCCATCGGCGTGCACACCCACGGCGGCTGCTCGAGCTCGGGCGGCGCCAACAGCGGCACGGCGATCACCTACGGCGACCTGCAGGACGCGCTGAGCAATCCCCGCGGCATCTGCGTCAACCCGTGCCCGGCCGACCTCGACTGCGACGGCTCGCTCGACCTGTTCGACTTCCTCGAGTTCAGCAACCGCTTCGACCTTGGCGACCCGCGTGCCGATCTCGACGGCGACGGCCGCCTGACGATCCTGGACTTCCTGGAGTACCAGAACCAGTTCGCCGTCGGCTGCCCGTAA
- a CDS encoding PEP-CTERM sorting domain-containing protein (PEP-CTERM proteins occur, often in large numbers, in the proteomes of bacteria that also encode an exosortase, a predicted intramembrane cysteine proteinase. The presence of a PEP-CTERM domain at a protein's C-terminus predicts cleavage within the sorting domain, followed by covalent anchoring to some some component of the (usually Gram-negative) cell surface. Many PEP-CTERM proteins exhibit an unusual sequence composition that includes large numbers of potential glycosylation sites. Expression of one such protein has been shown restore the ability of a bacterium to form floc, a type of biofilm.): MRLMMCATGVAAVAASASAQQYYQASDGTISFAKAAFADPTDPANQDMITDTVAITRGDRQGIFNILVEDDYEDFFSPAGTLWFFGGTVQDVIDGAIGFDDFDNWEDAHGSSPPSTVGIEAVLYLEDDDAYVDITFTDWGQGGTGGAFAYDRAIIPAPATLALLGLGGLAATRRRR; encoded by the coding sequence ATGAGACTGATGATGTGTGCAACGGGCGTTGCCGCCGTGGCGGCTTCAGCAAGCGCCCAGCAGTATTACCAGGCCTCGGACGGGACGATCAGCTTCGCGAAGGCCGCGTTCGCCGACCCGACCGACCCGGCCAACCAGGACATGATCACCGACACCGTCGCGATCACCCGCGGCGACCGCCAGGGCATCTTCAACATCCTGGTGGAGGACGACTACGAGGACTTCTTCTCGCCGGCGGGCACGCTGTGGTTCTTCGGCGGCACGGTCCAGGACGTCATCGACGGGGCCATCGGGTTCGACGATTTCGACAACTGGGAGGATGCGCACGGCAGCTCGCCGCCGAGCACGGTGGGCATCGAGGCGGTGCTCTACCTCGAGGACGACGACGCCTACGTGGACATCACGTTCACCGACTGGGGCCAGGGCGGCACCGGCGGCGCCTTCGCCTACGACCGCGCGATCATCCCCGCCCCCGCCACGCTGGCGCTCCTCGGCCTTGGCGGCCTGGCCGCCACGCGCCGCCGCCGCTAG
- a CDS encoding SulP family inorganic anion transporter, with protein MPDVTIRLPAFVKAKPRVFDLRTAMSGSPKADVLAGLTVALALVPESVAFAFVAGVPPLVGLYAAFIVCLLTSIFGGRPGMISGATGAMAVVVVALVANYGIGYLFPAVVLCGLIQVAAGLLRLGKFIRIVPHPVMLGFVNGLAIVILLAQADSFKSLTESGAMAFLSGTRLWIMLALVGGTVAIIALLPRLTRAVPSSLVAIIAISLAAIAINAAMPGTESDAPVRTVGDLLVDNTRAAAVTDAQRAKDQAVLAAAASSIPEAVRGAVELDPHASTPVAPLTAAEIDAAIASVDESQVGISGGLPRPAWLDFDLPPFTLETLLIILPFSVVLAGVGLIESLMTMTLVDELTQTRGNGNRECLGQGAANITCGFFGGMGGCAMIGQSLINVKSGGRGRLSGITAAASLLLFILFLAPLIESIPIAALVGVMLMVVIGTFEWTTLQTWRKIPKAEVLVMLVVAGYTVLMHDLATAVLIGVIMSALIFAWNKSKHLYADVQFNEHGSKIYQLHGGVFFGSVARFRELFTPEADPEDVVIDFYFSRVYDQSGLEAINTLAERYTALGKRLHLRHLSEDCRRLLDKAGDLVEVNISEDPHYHVATDRTRWRDDVV; from the coding sequence ATGCCCGACGTCACCATCCGCCTGCCCGCGTTCGTCAAGGCCAAGCCCCGCGTGTTCGATCTCCGCACCGCCATGAGCGGGTCTCCCAAGGCCGACGTGCTGGCGGGCCTCACCGTCGCCCTGGCTTTGGTTCCAGAGTCGGTCGCCTTCGCGTTCGTCGCCGGTGTTCCGCCGCTGGTCGGCCTGTACGCCGCGTTCATCGTGTGCCTGCTCACGTCCATCTTCGGCGGGCGGCCGGGCATGATCTCGGGCGCCACCGGCGCCATGGCGGTCGTCGTCGTCGCGCTGGTGGCCAACTACGGCATCGGCTACCTCTTCCCGGCCGTCGTCCTGTGCGGCTTGATCCAGGTCGCCGCGGGGCTCCTGCGGCTCGGCAAGTTCATCCGCATCGTGCCGCACCCGGTCATGCTTGGCTTCGTCAACGGCCTGGCCATCGTGATCCTGCTGGCCCAGGCCGACAGCTTCAAGTCGCTGACCGAGTCGGGCGCCATGGCGTTCCTCTCGGGCACGCGCCTGTGGATCATGCTCGCCCTGGTGGGCGGCACGGTGGCCATCATCGCGCTGCTCCCCAGGCTGACCCGCGCGGTGCCCTCGTCGCTGGTGGCCATCATCGCCATCAGCCTCGCGGCCATCGCCATCAACGCGGCGATGCCGGGAACGGAAAGCGACGCCCCGGTCCGCACCGTGGGCGATCTGCTGGTCGACAACACCAGGGCCGCCGCCGTGACCGATGCCCAGCGCGCCAAGGACCAGGCCGTGCTCGCCGCCGCCGCTTCGTCCATCCCGGAGGCCGTGCGCGGCGCGGTCGAGCTCGACCCGCACGCGTCCACGCCCGTGGCGCCCTTGACGGCCGCCGAGATCGACGCCGCGATCGCCTCGGTCGACGAATCGCAGGTCGGCATCTCGGGCGGCCTGCCCAGGCCGGCATGGCTCGACTTCGACCTCCCGCCCTTCACGCTCGAGACGCTGCTGATCATCTTGCCCTTTTCCGTAGTCTTAGCCGGCGTGGGATTGATCGAGAGCCTGATGACCATGACGCTCGTCGACGAGCTGACCCAGACCCGCGGCAACGGCAACCGCGAGTGCCTGGGCCAGGGCGCGGCGAACATCACCTGCGGCTTCTTCGGCGGCATGGGCGGCTGCGCGATGATCGGCCAGAGCCTGATCAACGTGAAGTCCGGCGGCCGCGGCCGGCTCTCGGGCATCACCGCCGCGGCCTCGCTGCTGCTCTTCATCCTCTTCCTGGCCCCGCTGATCGAGTCGATCCCCATCGCCGCGCTGGTGGGCGTCATGCTGATGGTCGTCATCGGGACGTTCGAGTGGACCACCCTGCAGACCTGGCGCAAGATCCCCAAGGCCGAGGTCCTGGTCATGCTCGTCGTCGCGGGCTACACGGTGCTGATGCACGACCTGGCGACGGCCGTCCTCATCGGCGTGATCATGTCGGCCCTCATCTTCGCGTGGAACAAGAGCAAGCACCTCTACGCCGACGTTCAGTTCAACGAGCACGGCAGCAAGATCTACCAGCTGCACGGGGGCGTCTTCTTCGGGAGCGTGGCCCGCTTCCGCGAGCTCTTCACGCCCGAGGCCGACCCCGAGGACGTGGTCATCGACTTCTACTTCAGCCGCGTCTACGACCAGTCGGGCCTGGAGGCCATCAACACGCTGGCCGAGCGGTACACGGCGCTCGGCAAGCGGCTGCACCTGCGGCACCTGAGCGAGGACTGCCGCCGGCTGCTGGACAAGGCCGGGGACCTGGTCGAGGTCAACATCAGCGAGGACCCGCACTACCACGTGGCGACGGACCGGACGCGGTGGCGGGACGATGTTGTCTGA
- a CDS encoding cystathionine gamma-synthase — MKIDENARFGTRAIHAGQSPDPSTGAICTPIYQTSTYVQKSPGEIIGEYDYSRAANPTRTALEANLASLEGGKHGLAFSSGVAATGAVIHLLKAGDHVVLCDDVYGGTNRIFHKVFQQLGIEISLVDMTDHDAVKGAIKGNTKLLWIETPTNPTLKIIDIAVMAEMGKKAGAMVAVDNTFSSPYLQNPLKLGADIVCHSLTKYLGGHSDAIGGALIVNDDEIHRGLKFLQLSEGAVPGIQECFLFLRSTKTLHVRMDRHCENAAKVARYLEAHAKVDKVVYPGLESHPQHAIAAKQMRGFGGMVTIYLKGGLDESRKMLETVKIFALAESLGGVESLIEHPAIMTHASVPADQRKKLGIADNLVRLSVGIEDVDDLIADLERAIG; from the coding sequence ATGAAGATCGACGAGAACGCACGCTTCGGGACCCGGGCCATCCACGCCGGCCAGAGCCCCGACCCCTCCACCGGGGCCATCTGCACGCCCATCTACCAGACCTCGACGTACGTCCAGAAGTCGCCCGGCGAGATCATCGGCGAGTACGACTACAGCCGGGCGGCCAACCCGACGCGCACGGCCCTGGAGGCCAACCTCGCCTCGCTCGAGGGCGGAAAGCACGGGCTGGCGTTCTCCAGCGGCGTGGCGGCGACGGGCGCGGTCATTCACTTGCTCAAGGCCGGCGACCACGTCGTGCTCTGCGACGACGTGTACGGCGGAACCAACCGCATCTTCCACAAGGTCTTCCAGCAGCTGGGCATCGAGATCAGCCTGGTCGACATGACCGACCACGACGCGGTCAAGGGCGCCATCAAGGGCAACACGAAGCTGCTGTGGATCGAGACGCCGACGAACCCAACGCTGAAGATCATCGACATCGCCGTGATGGCCGAGATGGGCAAGAAGGCGGGCGCGATGGTCGCCGTCGACAACACGTTCTCCAGCCCCTACCTCCAGAACCCCCTCAAGCTCGGCGCCGACATCGTGTGCCACTCGCTCACGAAGTACCTCGGCGGGCACAGCGACGCGATCGGCGGGGCGCTGATCGTCAACGACGATGAGATCCACAGGGGCCTCAAGTTCCTGCAGCTGAGCGAGGGCGCGGTGCCGGGCATCCAGGAGTGCTTCCTGTTCCTGCGGTCGACCAAGACCCTGCACGTGCGCATGGACCGCCATTGCGAGAACGCGGCCAAGGTCGCGCGGTATCTCGAGGCGCACGCGAAGGTCGACAAGGTCGTGTACCCGGGCCTGGAGAGCCACCCGCAGCACGCCATCGCCGCCAAGCAGATGCGCGGCTTCGGCGGCATGGTGACGATCTACCTGAAGGGCGGATTGGACGAGAGCCGCAAGATGCTCGAGACCGTCAAGATCTTCGCGCTCGCCGAGAGCCTGGGCGGGGTCGAGAGCCTCATCGAGCACCCGGCCATCATGACGCACGCCAGCGTGCCGGCCGACCAACGCAAGAAGCTGGGCATCGCCGACAATCTCGTTCGGCTCAGCGTGGGCATCGAGGACGTGGACGACCTGATCGCAGACCTGGAGCGAGCGATCGGCTAG